Proteins found in one Lycium ferocissimum isolate CSIRO_LF1 chromosome 6, AGI_CSIRO_Lferr_CH_V1, whole genome shotgun sequence genomic segment:
- the LOC132058860 gene encoding F-box/FBD/LRR-repeat protein At1g13570-like — protein MMPPESKKHGCQSLPSDRLSNLPENVINAILMRLPLLEAMGTNILSRKWRYKWCKLPQLTIDYALWDATNEFLSPSIKFTKIMYHILTLHSGPLTKFTLSISELTKYPKIGSLIYFLSRNDIQDLVLEFSEWNRYRLPPSFFTFSQLRHLTLRNCVVCPPPAFEGFDMLNSLNLRDVTISSKLLESLISYSPLLEKLVLKISDTSDDIQINAPNLRSFDFTGCIKYISLSNVPLLSKLSLPYQGYLEVPEKCDFDKFFQLLPALEHLSLEYGTDQFLVTGATEVPRRLSSPLNHLKRVKISLGGLADVPFALCLIRSSPYLQDIKIKAYGLGCEPVPATSEVDEVLARFSDVTLNHLRTVQLKGVEGRKIEMELIKLLLTKSPMLVRMLIDISASYDYDKLRDKIQAEITTIQRASHNAEIVLFDDFLCYRHTMQ, from the exons ATGATGCCACCTGAGAGTAAAAAGCATGGTTGTCAAAGTTTACCTTCCGATCGACTTAGCAACCTCCCAGAGAATGTTATCAATGCCATTCTGATGCGTTTACCCTTGCTAGAAGCTATGGGGACAAACATCTTATCAAGGAAATGGAGGTATAAATGGTGCAAACTTCCGCAGTTGACGATTGATTATGCACTTTGGGACGCGACAAATGaatttctatctccttctattAAGTTTACAAAAATTATGTACCACATTTTGACCCTTCATTCAGGACCACTTACTAAGTTTACCCTCTCCATTTCTGAACTGACAAAATATCCCAAGATTGGGAGTTTGATATATTTCCTCTCTAGGAATGACATTCAGGATCTAGTTCTTGAATTCTCGGAGTGGAATCGATACAGATTGCCGccttcatttttcacattttcgCAGTTGAGGCATTTGACTCTCCGAAATTGTGTAGTATGCCCTCCACCGGCCTTCGAAGGATTTGATATGTTAAATAGCCTGAATCTGCGTGATGTCACCATTTCTTCCAAATTACTAGAAAGTTTAATCTCTTATAGCCCGTTGCTTGAGAAGTTAGTGTTGAAAATCTCAGATACTTCAGACGACATTCAAATTAACGCTCCCAATTTAAGATCCTTCGACTTCACAGgctgtataaaatatatatctCTAAGTAACGTTCCTCTTCTTTCTAAACTCTCTCTTCCTTATCAAGGATATCTTGAGGTACCAGAAAAATGTGATTTTGACAAATTTTTTCAGTTACTTCCTGCTCTGGAGCATCTCTCCTTGGAATATGGAACTGACCAG TTCTTGGTTACAGGTGCAACTGAAGTACCAAGAAGACTTTCCTCTCCTCTTAACCATCTTAAACGTGTTAAGATATCTCTGGGTGGATTAGCTGATGTTCCGTTTGCTCTTTGCTTGATAAGAAGCTCTCCATATTTACAAGATATTAAAATTAAG GCATATGGCCTGGGGTGTGAACCTGTGCCGGCAACTAGTGAAGTTGATGAAGTTCTTGCAAGGTTCTCGGATGTGACATTGAATCACCTTAGGACAGTTCAGCTCAAAGGAGTAGAAGGCAGAAAGATTGAAATGGAGCTGATCAAGCTGCTATTGACCAAATCTCCGATGCTGGTGAGAATGCTAATTGATATATCGGCATCTTATGACTATGATAAATTAAGAGACAAGATACAAG